The following proteins come from a genomic window of Planctomycetota bacterium:
- a CDS encoding FAD-dependent oxidoreductase, which produces MNRERRRLMHRHMVQNKVPRLFALVAASLLISAAVHAEPKHYDVVIYGGTAGGVVSAVSIAREGGVSVIVLEPTEHVGGMVSGGLGWTDFGTWQSIGGMAAEFYRRMKAHYDDPAAWKFETREDYLKRVGHAVNDGKWWFHEPSAASTVLNEMMKEAGVTVRTGHRLASVEKRDHRIVALRCENGETFTGRVFIDATYEGDLLAKAGVSYRVGRESSAEYGEKYAGVVARKWSTRKQWDADIDPHEPDGSLMFGVQDVPRGEDGAGDKKVQAYNYRICLTDVPENRIPIEKPAGYDASRYDLLARYIAAKPGLKLQRGLLGRFSPMPNRKTDINDGGPFSTDLIGFSWDYPDGDEATRRSILQLHMDYTQGLLYFLGHDPRVPESVRREMLEWGYPRDEFTKNGHWTPQLYVREARRMVGAYVMTSHDLETNRTKEDSIGLGSYGADSHLVQRIVDHGVVRNEGNPNDFTPGHRPYEIPYRAITPKRDECDNLLSTFCVSASHMGFASIRMEPVFMILSESAGLAAADAVRHDVAVQEVPYARLGPKLIERKQLVKLGDLSAK; this is translated from the coding sequence ATGAACAGGGAACGGAGGCGCCTGATGCATCGCCACATGGTCCAGAACAAAGTCCCTCGCCTGTTCGCGCTGGTCGCCGCATCGCTTTTGATCAGCGCGGCGGTTCATGCGGAGCCGAAGCACTACGACGTCGTCATCTACGGCGGGACGGCGGGGGGCGTCGTCAGCGCCGTGTCGATCGCGCGCGAGGGCGGCGTGTCGGTCATCGTGCTGGAGCCGACCGAGCATGTCGGGGGCATGGTGAGCGGCGGTCTCGGCTGGACGGATTTCGGAACGTGGCAAAGCATCGGCGGGATGGCGGCGGAGTTCTACCGGCGGATGAAGGCCCACTACGACGATCCCGCCGCATGGAAATTCGAGACGCGCGAGGACTATCTCAAACGCGTCGGTCATGCGGTCAACGACGGCAAGTGGTGGTTCCATGAACCGTCGGCCGCGTCAACCGTGCTGAACGAGATGATGAAGGAAGCAGGTGTCACCGTGCGGACCGGTCACCGGCTCGCGAGCGTCGAGAAGCGGGACCACCGCATCGTCGCTCTCCGATGCGAGAACGGCGAGACATTTACCGGCCGCGTCTTCATTGATGCGACCTACGAAGGCGACCTGCTCGCCAAGGCGGGCGTCTCGTATCGCGTCGGGCGCGAGTCGTCTGCGGAGTACGGCGAGAAGTATGCCGGCGTCGTCGCGCGGAAGTGGTCGACGCGCAAACAATGGGATGCGGACATTGACCCGCACGAGCCGGACGGGTCATTGATGTTCGGCGTGCAGGACGTGCCCCGCGGCGAGGACGGGGCGGGCGACAAGAAGGTGCAGGCGTACAACTATCGCATCTGTCTGACGGACGTGCCGGAAAATCGCATCCCCATCGAGAAACCGGCGGGCTACGACGCGAGCCGCTACGACCTGCTCGCCCGCTACATCGCCGCCAAGCCCGGGCTCAAACTTCAGCGCGGACTGCTCGGAAGATTCTCCCCGATGCCCAACCGCAAGACCGACATCAACGACGGCGGGCCGTTCTCGACGGACCTCATCGGATTCAGTTGGGATTATCCCGACGGTGACGAAGCGACGCGCCGATCCATCCTGCAGCTTCACATGGACTACACGCAGGGCTTGCTCTACTTCCTCGGTCACGACCCGCGCGTGCCCGAGTCGGTGCGCCGCGAGATGCTTGAGTGGGGCTATCCCAGGGACGAGTTCACGAAGAACGGACATTGGACGCCGCAGCTTTATGTGCGCGAGGCAAGGCGGATGGTCGGGGCGTATGTGATGACCAGTCACGATCTGGAGACGAACCGCACGAAGGAGGATTCCATCGGTCTCGGCTCGTACGGGGCGGACAGTCATCTGGTGCAGCGCATCGTTGACCACGGCGTCGTCCGCAACGAAGGCAACCCCAACGATTTCACACCGGGGCATCGGCCCTACGAGATTCCCTACCGCGCGATCACGCCCAAGCGCGACGAATGCGACAATCTGCTCTCGACGTTCTGCGTGTCGGCCTCGCACATGGGGTTTGCCTCGATCCGCATGGAGCCGGTGTTCATGATCTTGAGCGAAAGCGCCGGCCTGGCCGCGGCGGACGCGGTGCGCCATGATGTGGCCGTGCAGGAAGTACCCTACGCGCGGCTCGGTCCGAAGTTGATCGAACGCAAGCAGCTTGTGAAGCTTGGGGATTTGTCAGCGAAGTAG
- a CDS encoding flagellin, whose amino-acid sequence MARINTNVASLIAQTNLKKSNDDLQVRLQRLSTGLRINKGADDPAGLIISERIRAEVSGVNQAINNAERASNVLATSEGALSEVSSLLTSIKALTVEAANNSALSKEEIEANQLQVDSAVDSITRIANTTSFAGLKLLNGSLDYITSGVATSAISDVNIFSANFGTNSSLPISTQVLASAQKAGLFLSTGSVTIPSAVTLEIAGYKGTDVIQLASGSRLSAIAFAINRSSDSTGVTARVVSGAAAGLSALVFESSDFGTSQFVSVNKVPGTGGSFLQTFDKIGAGAVSTVRDTGADVLALVNGTLAIGDGTKVRVNTAALKLELQLTDAFAQKTGAAGTKTFAVTGGGATFQLGPSVETSQQISFGIQSVNASRLGNSVVGFLNSIVSGGANSLVAGKTADAGAIIEAAITQVAVFRGRLGSFEKNTLNTNVNSLQTSLENLSSAESRIRDADFAEETSKLTRAQVLTSVGTSVLAQANSTSQNVLALLRGG is encoded by the coding sequence ATGGCTAGGATCAACACCAATGTCGCGTCACTGATCGCACAGACCAACCTCAAGAAGTCCAACGATGATTTGCAGGTCCGCCTGCAGCGATTATCGACCGGGCTTCGCATCAACAAAGGCGCCGATGACCCGGCCGGCCTGATCATCTCCGAGCGCATCCGCGCCGAGGTGAGCGGCGTCAACCAGGCCATCAACAACGCCGAGCGGGCCTCGAACGTGCTCGCCACGTCCGAAGGCGCCCTCTCGGAGGTCTCCTCGCTGCTCACTTCGATCAAGGCCTTGACGGTCGAGGCGGCTAACAACTCCGCCTTGAGCAAGGAGGAGATCGAAGCCAACCAGCTTCAGGTCGACTCCGCCGTCGACTCCATCACACGCATCGCCAACACGACCAGCTTCGCCGGTCTGAAACTGCTCAACGGCTCGCTGGACTACATCACCAGCGGCGTCGCCACCAGCGCCATCAGCGATGTCAACATCTTCTCCGCCAACTTCGGCACCAACTCGAGTCTGCCCATCTCGACACAGGTCCTCGCCAGCGCTCAGAAGGCCGGCCTGTTCCTCTCGACCGGCTCCGTCACGATCCCTTCGGCCGTGACCCTCGAAATCGCCGGCTATAAAGGCACGGACGTCATCCAGCTCGCCTCCGGCAGCCGCCTCTCCGCCATCGCCTTCGCCATCAATCGCTCCAGCGATTCGACCGGCGTCACCGCCCGCGTCGTCAGCGGCGCCGCCGCCGGACTCTCCGCCCTCGTCTTCGAGTCCTCCGACTTCGGCACCTCGCAGTTCGTGTCCGTCAACAAGGTGCCCGGCACCGGCGGTTCGTTCCTCCAGACCTTCGACAAGATCGGGGCCGGCGCCGTCTCGACCGTCCGCGACACCGGCGCCGACGTGCTCGCCCTCGTCAACGGAACCCTCGCCATCGGCGACGGCACCAAGGTCCGCGTCAACACCGCCGCCCTCAAGCTCGAACTCCAGCTCACCGACGCCTTCGCTCAGAAGACCGGCGCCGCCGGCACCAAGACCTTCGCCGTCACCGGCGGCGGGGCCACCTTCCAGCTCGGGCCCAGCGTCGAAACCAGCCAGCAGATCAGCTTCGGCATCCAGTCCGTCAACGCCAGCCGGCTCGGCAACTCCGTCGTCGGGTTCCTCAACTCCATCGTCAGCGGCGGCGCCAACTCGCTCGTCGCCGGCAAGACCGCCGACGCCGGCGCCATCATCGAAGCCGCCATCACCCAGGTCGCCGTCTTCCGAGGCCGCCTCGGCTCCTTCGAGAAGAACACCCTCAACACCAACGTCAACAGTCTCCAGACCTCCCTGGAGAACCTCTCCAGCGCCGAGTCGCGCATCCGTGATGCCGACTTCGCCGAGGAAACCTCCAAGCTGACGCGCGCTCAGGTCCTCACCAGCGTCGGCACCAGCGTTCTGGCGCAGGCCAACAGCACCAGCCAGAACGTCCTGGCCCTGCTCCGCGGCGGCTAA
- the csrA gene encoding carbon storage regulator CsrA, whose product MLVLSRQRDETIMIGDDIEITVVDIRGDKVRLGITAPSSVPVHRKEVYEAIKRENREASQGMNIEDLDRAQKKLQRPDVKPKGPNGSGPATGGAQKS is encoded by the coding sequence ATGCTGGTTCTATCTCGTCAGCGCGACGAAACGATCATGATTGGCGACGACATCGAGATCACCGTCGTCGACATTCGCGGGGACAAGGTGCGATTGGGCATTACCGCCCCGTCGTCGGTGCCGGTGCACCGCAAGGAAGTGTACGAAGCGATCAAACGGGAGAATCGCGAAGCGAGCCAGGGCATGAACATCGAAGACCTGGATCGTGCACAGAAAAAGCTGCAGCGCCCCGATGTGAAGCCGAAAGGTCCGAACGGTTCGGGCCCGGCGACGGGCGGCGCTCAGAAGTCATAG
- a CDS encoding flagellar assembly protein FliW produces MAAFMKDTPMLVQTSRFGPVEIDDDRVISFPKGLLGFSSYKQYVLIQPNEESYFFWLQSIEAPELAFVVTDPSLFVSDYDVPLKAEQMAELGIEQVGDAQVFVIVNKRGNQLTGNLQGPLVVHATRRVGEQLVLSDRRFHTRVVLVELGESVSAASA; encoded by the coding sequence ATGGCCGCATTCATGAAGGACACACCCATGCTCGTACAGACCTCTCGATTCGGACCGGTGGAGATCGACGACGATCGCGTCATCAGCTTCCCCAAGGGCCTGCTGGGATTCTCCAGCTACAAGCAGTATGTGCTGATTCAGCCCAATGAGGAGAGCTACTTCTTCTGGCTTCAGTCGATCGAAGCGCCGGAGCTGGCGTTCGTGGTCACGGACCCGAGTCTGTTCGTGAGCGACTACGACGTGCCGCTCAAGGCGGAGCAGATGGCGGAGCTGGGAATCGAGCAGGTCGGCGACGCGCAGGTGTTCGTCATCGTCAACAAGCGCGGCAACCAGCTCACGGGCAACTTGCAGGGCCCCTTGGTGGTGCATGCGACGCGGCGCGTGGGCGAGCAGTTGGTGCTTTCGGATCGGCGGTTCCACACGCGCGTGGTGCTGGTGGAGCTTGGGGAATCGGTATCGGCGGCATCGGCGTAA
- the flgK gene encoding flagellar hook-associated protein FlgK has translation MSLTGALHVGRTGLAVSQAALEVTGNNLANAATAGYSRQSAVVAAGPSQEVAPGSFIGTGARLQSIIRQTDEALKNRLRAAVSDQQAAQTQQDLLSQIESIEGELTDQGLSTRLGDFLNSWSELASSPSDSGIKSLVISNGGSIASYLQDVRSELTNLRDQIDHSLNSNVKVANGLLDKIADLNQKIALSEKGLGTDNALRDQRDQVLSDLSQYLDVTTIEQPNGALNVFVNSTPVVLGNVNRGLSLDVKSDDDQLTIQLRVTADGTPLNPGGGSLGQLIKSRQDDVLNAVDVVDNFAQNLIFELNKLHASGQGSTKLTSVTSSNYVLDPTAALNSAAADLPFSPVNGSFQIHVTQKNTGATTTVQIPVDLDGIGTDTSLNDIATALNAVGNITATVNPNGSLSINSSTSDFEFSFSDDSSGLLAAMGINTFFTGTSAADINVNAALKNQPNLLAVGQNNVAGDNGTALAIAKLGDQPIASENGQSLRDLWRQHVEDYAIRTAKAGDDVDSTTLINESLTNQLQSVTGVNVDEESINLLQFQRAFQGSARFISVVDQMMQTLLELV, from the coding sequence ATGAGTCTCACTGGCGCATTACATGTCGGACGCACGGGACTGGCGGTCAGCCAGGCGGCGCTGGAGGTGACGGGCAACAACCTCGCCAACGCCGCCACCGCCGGCTACAGCCGTCAGTCCGCCGTCGTCGCCGCCGGACCCAGCCAGGAAGTCGCGCCCGGTTCGTTCATCGGCACCGGCGCCCGCCTTCAGTCGATCATCCGTCAGACCGACGAGGCGCTCAAGAACCGCCTCCGCGCCGCTGTCAGCGATCAGCAGGCCGCGCAGACCCAGCAGGACCTCCTCTCGCAGATCGAGTCCATCGAAGGCGAACTGACCGATCAGGGCCTGTCCACCCGGCTGGGCGACTTCCTCAATAGCTGGTCGGAACTGGCGTCGAGCCCGTCGGATTCGGGCATCAAATCGCTGGTCATCTCCAACGGCGGGAGCATCGCTTCGTACCTTCAGGATGTCCGCTCGGAACTGACGAATCTGCGCGACCAGATCGATCATTCGCTCAACTCCAACGTCAAGGTCGCCAACGGCCTGCTCGACAAGATCGCCGACCTGAACCAGAAGATCGCGCTGTCGGAAAAGGGATTGGGCACGGACAACGCATTGCGCGATCAGCGCGATCAGGTTCTTTCGGATTTGAGCCAGTACCTGGACGTGACGACGATCGAGCAGCCCAACGGGGCGCTGAACGTCTTCGTGAACTCGACGCCGGTCGTGCTGGGCAATGTCAATCGCGGGCTGTCGCTGGATGTGAAGTCCGATGACGATCAGCTCACGATTCAGCTTCGCGTCACCGCCGACGGCACGCCGCTCAACCCCGGCGGCGGTTCGCTGGGCCAGCTCATCAAGTCGCGCCAGGACGATGTGCTCAACGCCGTCGACGTCGTCGACAATTTCGCCCAGAACCTCATCTTCGAGCTCAACAAGCTGCATGCGTCGGGGCAGGGTTCGACGAAGCTGACCTCGGTCACGAGCAGCAATTACGTGCTGGACCCCACGGCCGCGCTGAACTCGGCCGCCGCCGATCTGCCCTTCTCCCCGGTCAACGGATCGTTTCAGATTCACGTGACGCAGAAGAACACGGGCGCGACGACGACCGTGCAGATTCCGGTGGACCTGGACGGCATCGGGACGGACACGAGTCTCAACGACATCGCGACGGCGCTCAATGCCGTCGGCAACATCACCGCGACGGTCAATCCCAACGGCTCGCTGTCGATCAATTCGAGCACCAGCGATTTTGAATTCAGCTTCTCCGACGACAGCTCGGGGCTGCTGGCGGCCATGGGGATCAACACGTTCTTCACCGGCACGAGCGCGGCGGACATCAACGTCAACGCCGCCCTGAAGAATCAGCCGAACCTGCTGGCGGTCGGGCAGAACAACGTGGCGGGCGACAACGGGACCGCGCTGGCGATCGCCAAGCTCGGCGACCAGCCGATCGCCTCGGAAAACGGGCAGTCGCTGCGCGATCTGTGGCGTCAGCACGTCGAGGACTACGCCATCCGCACCGCCAAGGCGGGCGACGATGTGGACTCGACCACGCTGATCAATGAAAGTCTGACCAATCAGCTTCAGTCGGTGACGGGCGTGAACGTGGATGAGGAATCGATCAATCTGCTCCAGTTTCAGCGGGCCTTTCAGGGCTCGGCCCGGTTCATTTCGGTGGTGGACCAGATGATGCAGACCCTGCTGGAGCTTGTGTAA
- the flgA gene encoding flagellar basal body P-ring formation protein FlgA → MAQRIVAILIITLAVAAGAAADVISVRPLVEIKPDAAQITLADVAQLDGDIAKSFAELPVGSIAASQKTITLKLADIRRALQEKDVNWGKVMLRGPMATRVERSIVATVPADEAPPPTANALPPVVKIENAPDAAALPAGPSLRAYLTQWITDQVGSDPAKIQISFDDAQDAVLNQSLAKYRFEIEPIGRNVVGRLTLSLRRYEREQVVGNDRVRAMVKVQRPVVIAKRTLARGQTIVDDDVETKTLWLDSLVKEPLADAGKIIGLQSVGVVNIGEPLYPADVQEPVLVKRGQLVTVRCLAGALVVKTVGRAMDDGQMNQLITVKIERTRDEYQARVSGNQEVVTVTGNPDDVGKKQE, encoded by the coding sequence ATGGCGCAGCGCATCGTCGCCATTCTGATCATCACCCTCGCGGTCGCCGCCGGCGCCGCGGCGGATGTGATCAGCGTGCGCCCGCTTGTCGAGATCAAGCCCGACGCGGCTCAGATCACCCTCGCCGACGTCGCCCAACTCGATGGCGACATCGCAAAATCATTCGCCGAACTTCCCGTTGGCTCCATCGCCGCTTCGCAGAAGACGATCACGCTCAAACTCGCCGACATTCGCCGGGCCCTTCAGGAAAAAGACGTCAACTGGGGCAAGGTGATGCTGCGGGGCCCGATGGCGACCCGCGTCGAACGATCGATTGTCGCCACGGTTCCGGCGGACGAGGCGCCGCCGCCGACGGCGAACGCGCTCCCGCCGGTCGTCAAAATCGAAAACGCCCCCGACGCCGCCGCCCTCCCCGCGGGGCCTTCGCTTCGCGCGTACCTGACGCAGTGGATCACCGACCAGGTCGGCTCCGACCCGGCGAAAATCCAGATCAGCTTCGACGATGCACAGGATGCGGTGCTCAATCAGTCGCTCGCCAAGTACCGCTTCGAGATCGAGCCCATCGGCCGCAACGTCGTCGGCCGCCTCACGCTCAGTCTCCGCCGCTACGAACGCGAACAGGTGGTCGGCAACGATCGGGTGCGCGCGATGGTCAAAGTGCAGCGCCCGGTCGTCATCGCAAAACGCACCCTCGCCCGCGGGCAGACCATCGTCGACGACGATGTGGAAACCAAAACGCTCTGGCTCGATTCGCTCGTCAAGGAACCGCTCGCCGATGCGGGCAAGATCATCGGGCTTCAGTCCGTCGGCGTCGTCAACATCGGCGAACCGCTCTACCCCGCCGACGTGCAGGAACCCGTGCTCGTGAAGCGCGGACAACTTGTCACCGTCCGCTGTCTGGCCGGGGCGCTGGTCGTCAAGACCGTCGGCCGGGCGATGGACGACGGGCAGATGAACCAGCTCATCACCGTCAAAATCGAACGCACGCGCGACGAATACCAGGCGCGCGTCAGCGGCAATCAGGAAGTCGTCACCGTCACCGGCAATCCCGATGACGTGGGCAAAAAGCAGGAGTGA
- the flgG gene encoding flagellar basal-body rod protein FlgG, whose translation MAILALHSAATGLSALSTQIDVISNNLANVNTAAFKSQRVNFEDLLYQDKAQPGTENANGDKRPAGIHIGLGVRISNTDTSFEQGSAIKTGNETDLMIDGGGFFAVDILQNEGDGIGYTRAGNFFVNSDGELVLGNSDGPRIEPPVTIPVEATKVDISSDGQVFATIPGTTEPQNVGQIQLSVFINPKGLRPIGGNIYVRTDAAGASGQANPGQDGAGKVVQGFLEGSNVDPVKELVELIKSQRAFEMNSQTIQAADQALQVVSNLRRA comes from the coding sequence ATGGCGATTCTGGCACTACATTCCGCAGCGACCGGCCTCAGCGCCCTGTCCACGCAGATTGACGTGATCTCCAACAACCTGGCGAACGTCAACACCGCCGCGTTCAAATCGCAGCGCGTCAACTTCGAAGACCTGCTCTATCAGGACAAGGCCCAGCCCGGCACCGAAAACGCCAATGGCGACAAACGCCCCGCCGGTATCCACATCGGTCTGGGCGTCCGCATTTCCAACACCGACACCAGCTTCGAGCAGGGCTCGGCCATCAAGACCGGCAACGAAACCGACCTGATGATCGACGGCGGGGGCTTCTTCGCCGTGGACATCCTTCAGAACGAAGGCGACGGCATCGGCTACACCCGGGCGGGCAACTTCTTCGTCAACTCCGATGGCGAACTGGTGCTGGGCAATTCCGATGGTCCGCGCATCGAGCCGCCGGTGACGATCCCCGTCGAAGCGACGAAAGTCGACATCAGCTCCGACGGTCAGGTCTTCGCCACGATTCCCGGCACAACCGAGCCGCAGAACGTGGGGCAGATTCAGCTCAGCGTTTTCATCAATCCCAAAGGTCTGCGTCCGATCGGCGGGAACATCTATGTTCGCACCGACGCCGCCGGCGCCTCCGGTCAGGCGAACCCCGGCCAGGACGGCGCGGGCAAAGTCGTGCAGGGCTTCCTCGAAGGTTCCAACGTCGATCCCGTCAAGGAACTCGTCGAGCTGATCAAATCGCAGCGGGCGTTTGAGATGAACAGTCAGACGATCCAGGCCGCCGACCAGGCCCTGCAGGTCGTCTCCAACCTGAGGCGGGCGTAA
- a CDS encoding flagellar hook-basal body complex protein, protein MNYGLYLSAAGMLTNMHRQDVAANNLANVQTMGFKRDLTTFMQRLPASKENPGADEANALLDRLGGGLFVAPTKLDTTEGPLIRTGNDLDLAIGGTGFFTVQVKDASGVHTRLSRDGRLTFGADGRLVTTAGGHDVLDTTGQPITLDPAKRVNIEPNGDIRQGKTVVGRIRLVDVADPASLKHLGGDLLEVSDSALKNATPSDARIMQGQLEGSNVDPVTQMLEMISASSAVTTNANLIHYHDMVMDKAVNVLGRVA, encoded by the coding sequence GTGAACTACGGGCTCTATCTCTCCGCCGCCGGGATGCTCACCAACATGCACCGCCAGGATGTGGCCGCCAACAACCTGGCGAACGTGCAGACGATGGGCTTTAAGCGCGACCTGACCACGTTCATGCAGCGCCTGCCCGCGTCCAAGGAAAACCCCGGCGCCGATGAAGCCAACGCATTGCTCGACCGCCTCGGCGGCGGGCTCTTCGTCGCGCCCACCAAGCTCGACACCACCGAAGGCCCGCTCATCCGCACCGGAAACGACCTCGATCTGGCCATCGGCGGCACGGGCTTTTTCACCGTGCAGGTCAAGGACGCCTCCGGCGTGCACACCCGCCTCTCGCGCGACGGGCGACTGACCTTCGGCGCCGACGGGCGACTCGTCACCACCGCCGGCGGACACGATGTGCTCGACACGACCGGCCAGCCCATCACGCTCGATCCCGCCAAGCGCGTCAACATCGAGCCCAACGGCGATATCCGTCAGGGCAAGACCGTCGTGGGCCGGATTCGACTCGTCGATGTGGCCGATCCCGCTTCGCTCAAACACCTCGGCGGCGACCTTCTGGAAGTCTCCGATTCAGCGCTCAAGAACGCGACGCCTTCCGACGCCCGCATCATGCAGGGCCAGCTCGAAGGATCGAACGTCGATCCCGTGACGCAGATGCTCGAGATGATCTCGGCGTCCAGCGCGGTGACGACCAACGCGAACCTGATCCATTACCACGACATGGTCATGGACAAAGCGGTCAATGTGCTCGGGCGGGTGGCCTGA
- the ribB gene encoding 3,4-dihydroxy-2-butanone-4-phosphate synthase: MSFAPIGEILDELRAGRMIVLVDDEQRENEGDLVAAADRITAETVNFMTKYARGVLCVALEAAACDRLDLTPQSPVNTAQLGTAFTVTVDAAPRFGVTTGVSAADRATTIRLLADPATHPADLSRPGHINPLRAREGGVLVRTGQTEGSVDLCRLAGLPPAGAIIEIMNDDGSMARLPELKVLCERHHLKMCTVADIVAYRLGREKLVERIAEVPIDTECGPFRLIAYRSMVDALPHVALVTGRVGQQEITDPVLVRVHAQNILTDVFGTKLTPTGGSLREAMRLVQTAGEGAVVYMRQDAMGSGLLRRLQSLDESQAPAVQREMSAETATNIGIGSQILRDLGIRKLKLLANNPHHYHGLEGFGLSIDEFVKIG; this comes from the coding sequence GTGAGCTTCGCCCCGATCGGTGAAATTCTCGATGAGCTGCGTGCCGGCCGGATGATCGTGCTGGTCGATGACGAGCAGCGCGAAAACGAAGGCGACCTCGTCGCCGCCGCCGATCGCATCACCGCCGAAACCGTCAACTTCATGACCAAGTACGCCCGCGGCGTCCTGTGCGTCGCCCTCGAAGCCGCGGCCTGCGATCGACTGGACCTCACGCCCCAAAGCCCCGTCAACACCGCCCAGCTTGGAACCGCGTTCACCGTCACCGTCGACGCCGCCCCGCGCTTCGGCGTGACCACCGGCGTCAGTGCCGCCGACCGCGCCACGACGATCCGCCTCCTCGCCGATCCCGCTACGCACCCCGCCGATCTCTCCCGCCCCGGGCACATCAATCCGTTGCGCGCCCGCGAAGGCGGCGTCCTCGTCCGCACCGGGCAGACCGAGGGCTCCGTCGATCTGTGCCGCCTCGCCGGCCTGCCGCCCGCGGGGGCGATCATCGAAATCATGAACGACGACGGGTCCATGGCCCGACTGCCCGAGCTCAAAGTCCTCTGTGAGCGCCATCATCTGAAGATGTGCACCGTCGCCGACATCGTCGCGTACCGACTCGGACGCGAAAAGCTCGTCGAACGCATCGCCGAGGTACCCATCGACACGGAATGCGGTCCGTTCCGATTGATTGCGTATCGAAGCATGGTCGATGCCCTGCCGCATGTCGCGCTGGTCACCGGGCGCGTCGGGCAGCAGGAGATCACCGACCCGGTGCTCGTGCGGGTCCATGCACAGAACATTCTGACGGACGTATTCGGCACGAAGCTGACGCCGACCGGCGGCTCGCTCCGCGAGGCGATGCGTCTCGTTCAGACCGCCGGCGAAGGGGCCGTCGTCTACATGCGTCAGGACGCCATGGGCTCGGGCCTGCTCCGCCGGCTCCAGTCGCTCGACGAATCTCAGGCCCCGGCCGTCCAGCGTGAAATGTCCGCCGAAACCGCCACGAACATCGGCATCGGCTCCCAAATCCTCCGCGACCTGGGCATCCGCAAACTCAAGCTGCTGGCCAACAATCCGCACCACTACCACGGCTTAGAGGGCTTCGGCCTGAGCATCGACGAGTTCGTCAAAATCGGGTGA
- a CDS encoding ATP-dependent Clp protease adaptor ClpS encodes MTDTAKSDQAGAAATVERRPQAAPPKPKQLPPYKVLLHNDDVNTMEYVTETICKLTPIGWNDARGKMREADRTGVALLLVTHKERAELYQQQFASKSLTVTIEPDGE; translated from the coding sequence ATGACCGATACCGCCAAGTCCGATCAAGCCGGCGCCGCCGCGACGGTGGAGCGCCGCCCGCAGGCCGCCCCGCCCAAGCCCAAGCAGCTTCCGCCGTACAAGGTGCTGCTCCATAACGATGACGTGAACACGATGGAGTACGTCACCGAGACGATCTGCAAGCTCACGCCGATCGGATGGAACGACGCCCGCGGCAAGATGCGCGAGGCCGACCGCACCGGTGTCGCCCTGCTGCTCGTGACCCACAAGGAGCGCGCCGAACTCTATCAGCAGCAGTTCGCCTCCAAGTCCCTCACCGTCACGATCGAACCCGACGGCGAATGA
- a CDS encoding biotin--[acetyl-CoA-carboxylase] ligase, with protein sequence MDVGYMQGLLSARRLGRRVVWHGVTDSTNTRGRAAVEAGACADGWVFAAGAQTGGRGTGGRTWVSGEAAGLWCSLVLVEPVVWEVLPLLAGIALAGALRDQWGVRSHLKWPNDVMIDERKLAGILVEAARAPGGERAAIVGLGVNLRQTQFEGAIADTAVSLRQVIGRDVPTEAMLAAWLNQMEMLLDGGADVRSMWLSMTQMIGRTVKVRHRDGEATVRIINLNERGELIVSDESGAERALIAAGELGNKC encoded by the coding sequence ATGGATGTGGGGTATATGCAGGGATTGCTTTCGGCGCGGCGGTTGGGACGGCGGGTGGTGTGGCATGGGGTAACGGATTCGACGAACACGCGGGGGCGAGCGGCGGTGGAAGCGGGGGCGTGTGCGGACGGTTGGGTGTTTGCGGCGGGGGCGCAGACGGGGGGGCGGGGGACGGGTGGGCGGACGTGGGTTTCGGGGGAGGCGGCGGGGTTGTGGTGTTCGCTGGTGCTGGTGGAGCCGGTGGTTTGGGAGGTTTTGCCGCTTTTGGCGGGGATTGCGCTGGCGGGAGCGCTGCGCGATCAGTGGGGCGTGAGGTCCCATTTGAAATGGCCCAATGATGTGATGATCGACGAGCGGAAGCTGGCGGGGATTCTGGTCGAAGCGGCACGGGCGCCGGGCGGGGAGCGGGCGGCGATCGTCGGGCTCGGGGTCAACTTGCGGCAGACGCAGTTCGAGGGCGCGATTGCGGACACGGCCGTGTCGCTGCGGCAGGTGATCGGCAGGGATGTGCCGACGGAAGCGATGCTCGCGGCGTGGCTCAATCAGATGGAGATGCTGCTCGACGGCGGGGCGGACGTGCGGTCGATGTGGCTGTCGATGACGCAGATGATCGGGCGGACGGTCAAGGTGCGCCATCGCGACGGCGAGGCGACGGTGCGCATCATCAATCTGAATGAGCGGGGGGAGCTGATCGTCAGTGATGAATCGGGCGCGGAACGGGCGCTGATCGCGGCGGGGGAGTTGGGGAACAAGTGCTAA